In Bacillus weihaiensis, the genomic stretch AATCAAAAAAAGGGAAAGTATTCTTTGATCATATCCAAAATATCCACTTAATAAGAAATCCACTGAATTTTATTAATGATGTTGTTATTGAAACATTTGATGATAGGATTGTAAAAATACGTACTTATAAGCTGTTGGATGATCTGGATTATCAGATTATAGTAGATAAATTTACTTATCCCTACATGAACGAGAATGCAAAAAAAGTGTGGGATCGGCAGGTGAATTTGGAAAAGTTACAAGATATTGCAAAATATAAGAGAGCACAGTAAATAAATTGATTGAAGATGGTTGTTAAGAGGCAATGGAAAAGGTTCCTTTTTCGATTAGTACCCTATTTCAAACAACGGAGGTTTCTCAAATTGCTAAACATAAAGAAAACAGGTGAAACCCTTAATATCAAAGGCTCAAAATTCATGTACGCTTGGATGACACTTGTTATTTTCGGTGGTGTGTTTAGTAGTTTATTTTTAATAAAACAAGGTCTCTTATTTGAATCAAATTATTCTCTTATCTACCTAGGTGGGGGTGTTGTGTTTCTACCCATCATGCTTTACTTAACGCTATGGATCTTACCAGGATTCATGCCAGGTAAAGTTCTGTTATCAATTGTCCCAAAGGAAAATGGGGTAGTGAAGTATAAGAATAAAATGTTCTTGATTAAAGATATCCGGAACATCGACTTAATAAGAAATCCGTTAAATCTGATTAATGATATTGTCATAGAATCATTTGATGGCAAAAAGTTAAAGATTCGAACCTATAATTTAATTGATGAATTAGATTATGAGGTTATGGTAGATAAATACATCTATCCATATATGACAGATAACGCAAAGAAGGTTTGGGATCGAAAGGTTAATCTGGAGCTGTTGCATGAAGAGGTAAAATACGTACGTGAGGATCAATAAGAAGGTATAAAAGCCGAGTTGCTTATCAGTCCTTTGTTTTTTATGGTAGAACAGCTGCGGTTGTTCCTCTCTTGTCCTAAATATTTTCACCATGCTTTTTTTAACATTCTAAAATTAATAAGTGGATGAAAGAAATGACAAGAAGAAGGGTAGAGTCCAGATGGTTCCAAACATACAAAGTGAACCTCGTTGTTTCATGTTCACTTTGTATAATAGTATGGTAAACGCTTGTTATTCAATGTCTACTACTTCAAATTTGCTGTTCTTAAATAAATTCACTCTTAGTCCTCTATGTTTTTTTCCACTATCTTTATTATATCCTGTATAAAAAATGATTCCGTCAGGGTGATGTTCTTTCACAAAGCTATCAAAGTTACTACTTGGTAATGAATATGTACCTTCATAAGCCGCAGAAACGATAATAGTTTCGGGAGGATATCTTTTTAGAAAATCATCAGATAAATGATTGACATCTCCATGGTGGGGTGCTTGTAAAATGCTCAGAGTCTCATGGGATTCAAGCATAATTTCAACTCTCTCAACTTTTACATCAGATGTGAGCAATATGATACAATCATTTATTTTTATCTTCACGGTTAGACTTGTTTCATTTAAACCCCTATCTATTTGACTAGCTAAGTTCTTTACTGGTGTCTCATCCTCTAGTTTATATAACAAATCAAGTTGCGCTTGGATGTTAATGAACTGGTCTATATGAGGAGGAAAAGCAATCAAGTCAAAATTGTGATACTTCAGTTTTCTTATATTATCAATGACCTCATAAGGAATATTCCTCTGTTTGAATGCTTCAAACAAATAGCCTAAAGAAAATAGTCCCCTTCCTAACGGACCAAGAAGCATTTCAAAAGAGTGTTGATTTTCTTGGTATGGAGCAAGTAGATGGAGCCAAACCTCCTTTATTTCGACCACATCTATAATAGGAGTAACACCCGAAATATGATCGGGATGGGGATGAGTAATGATAAGTAAATCTATCACCTCTATACCATTGATTTTTATGTACTCTTTTAAAGAAATTCGCGAGGGATCCTTTACATAAATAGATTCCATACTATCTCCGGCATCAATAATAATTGTTTTGCTCACTTCTCCCGCTAGATGAATGATTGTGCATTCTCCAAAACCAACATTAAGAAAATCCACTGTCGCTACTGTCGAGCCATCTACTTTCATCTCTATACCCTCCGAATCTATTTTGAAAATTGGACAGATTGCATAACACGATAAATATACCCAAGAGACAAAATGACTATGATCCCGACCATGATGATTGTTGCAGCGGTGGCATAACCGGTTTCAAAGTATTTAAAGCCATAACGATAAATATAAAAGGTGATGGTTTCTGTCGCATTCCCTGGCCCTCCGCCAGTTAATACATACATCTTCTCAAAGACTTGAAATGTTTCGATAGTTCTAAGTAATAAAACAAGAAAAATGGCCGGTTTTATCAAGGGTAATGTTACAAATCTAGTACACTGCCATGCATTCGCTCCATTTACCTGAGCACTTTCATATAATTCTTTAGGGATTCCTTGCAAAGATGCTAAGATGATTAAAAAAACAAAGGGAGTCCATTGCCATACATCTGTTATGATGATGGAAATCATAGCCCATGAAGGAGAGCTAAGCCATTCAATTGCAGGAAGACCTAATGAGGTAAGGATATAATTAATAACGCCATAATCATATTCATACATCATTTTCCATGTTAAGGCTACAGTAATAGGTGGTAATAACATTGGTAAAAGTACGATTGAACGAATAATACTTATACCCTTAAATTGTACATTAAACAATAAAGCAACGATCACACCTACTATCACTTCTAGTGTAACGGCAATTAAAACAAATAAAACTGTATTCCTCACAGCTACCCAAAAAACTTGATCTGAAAGTACGTTTTTATAATTTTCTAGACCAAGGAAAAAACGGTCTCCCTTTAGATAATTTAGGTCAAAAAAGCTTGTGAACAATGCGTAAAGTAAAGGATAAACTGTGAAAAGTAAAAAGATTATTATAGCAGGCAATAAAAATAAAAAGGTCATTCTATGACTTTTATACATATTTAGTCTCCTTCTATCACTAGAAATCATCATACTTCTTTCGTTTAGGAAGAAGTATGATGATTGATTCATTCATTCTATCTATCTAGAATTCTTTGAATTTCATCATTGGCCTTATTTAATCCATCTTCAACCTCTAATTGACCAACTAATATTTGTGATAGATACATTCCCCATGTATCCTCGATTTGACTCCATTTTGGTGTTCTAGGTCGTGCAACTGAATTTACAAGAGCTTCTAGTTGTGCTGGATAATGACGATACATCTTAATTAACTCTTCATCATTGTATAAGCTCTCACGTGTTGGTGCTCCGCCACCTTGCTTCGCCATTTCTTTTTGAATCTCTTTGCTTGTCACCCATTTCATAAAATCAACTGCTGCATTCACTTTTTTTGAAGATTGAGGGATTCCTAGCATCCAGTTCCCTATCATAGCTGACGCATTTCCATCCTGACCTGGAATCGCTGAAAATTCAATCTTTCCAACTACTTTAGAGCTTTCGGCATTATCTACTTGAGAAACCCATGAAGGCCACGCAATCGTCATGCCAATTTGTCCTTGTGTCAAGGCGGTAGCGATTTGATCTGAATCAAAGGTTTCAACACCTTTTGGGCTTAATTCTTTTAGGTCTAAATAGGTATTCATCGCTTCTATTCCTGCTTGAGAATTTACTTGAGCTTCCATATTTTCATTAAATACTTCTCCACCATATCCCCAGAACAATGGTAAATAGTCTGAAACGATTGGATTACCTCTTTGCCCTCGAACTGCATATCCGTACGTATCAGGTTCCTTATCCACGATTTCTTTTGCATTCTCAACAACATCATCCCATGTTGTAGGAGCATTCAACTTATATTTATCTAGTAAATCACTGCGATAATAGAACATTTGTACATTACCTATAAAGGGTAAAGCGATTAGTTTACCTGTGTTATATGGATGCTTTCCTAACGCTACACCATTTTCAATAAAATCTTCATCAAGACCATCTTCAAAATAAGAATCTAGTTCAACTAACATATTTCCCTCTCCAAACTCAGGCATCCAAGGGTCATCCATCATAACTAAATCATAAGCTCCACCTTTATTTTGTATATCAAGAACGATGGTTTCTTTTAAATTATCATAAGGCATATCTACAACATTAATTGCGATACCTGTTTCTTCTTTATATGCTGGAACAATCGCCTTTAACGCATCTGCCATTGCACCGGCCCGAGCGGCAACCGCTAACTCCTTAACCTCATTCCCTTCTTTAGAGCTAGTACCTTCTGTATTGGTTGTTGAACCACTTGTACTTGAACCTTGGCAACCTCCAAGTACAAGGATACTTATCATAAAACATAAAAATAAATAGTGACCACTTTTTTTAAACATCACTAGACCTCCAAAGAAAAGTTTTATTTTAGCCTTTTACAGCACCCATTGTAAGACCCTTAATAAGTGTTTTTTGCATAAATAGAACAAAGACAATCATCGGAATGATGGATAAAATACCTCCTGCACTCATTGGTCCCCATAAAACTAAATATTCTGTTATCATACTCGAAAGTGAAACAGGTGCAGTTGATAAATCTGGTGTTTGGATAAAGATAAGGGCAAATAAAAATTCATTCCACGCTGTTATAAACGTAAAAATTGCGGTTGCACCTATCCCTGGAATAACAAGAGGAATAATGACTTTAATAAATGATTGAAATGGTGTAGCCCCATCAACCATTGCACTTTCCTCCATCTCAGTAGGGATTTCATTAAAAAAACTAATTAGTAGCCAAATCGCAAAAGGTAAATTAAACACAATATAAGCCAATACAAGAGCTGTTCTAGTATTGAGAAGACCAGCTTGTCCCATCATCGTATACAAAGGGATAACAAAAGTAACTGGTGGAAACACTCTAGTCATTAAAATCCAACATAATAATATCCTTTTTCCTTTAAAGCGAAATCGCGAAAGACTATATGCAGCTAAACATGCAATGGAAACGGCTATGACGGTTGAAACGAAAGCAACAATAAAACTATTCATTAAAATATGATGAAACTTCATTTCTCCAAGTAATTGTATGTAGTTTCCTAATGTGATGTTATGTGGGAAAAATGAGGGAGGTGATGAAAATTGTTCAACACGATCTTTAAATGAGTTATTAGCCATCCAATAAATTGGAAATAACGACCAAATGATAACAATGATGATTCCGATCGTTCTAAACAATCCTATCTCCTTAATAAACTGTGAAACATTTCTTTTTACTGATAATTGCATTCCCTTCTCACTCCAAATGTATAGACATTTAAAAGTCTAAAACTCAAAATATAATATTTTCCCCTCTTTTTCTACACCTCCAATTGTCATTGTATAGACATCTTAACATTATCGTGTTAACTGATTGTTATGCTAATTTTAATTTTATGTAAATCTCTAGACAACTATTGAATTAAAAATAAATAAGCATATCATTCCCTCCGAAGAGTAAGAATCATATGCTTATTTAATCGTTGTTTTACTATATATCTGCTAATATATTCAGGGGGATACAAAAATAATTACTATACATGTCTAGACATTAACTCGATATAAGGATGATGTAAATGGCCATTTGTTACAAGAATCCCGTTACTTTTAATAAAGTTGGGTTCTCCTTTCATTCCTGTACATATTCCATTAGCCTCTTGAACAAGTAATGACCCTGCCGCCATATCCCAGGGGGCTAATCCATAATGAAAAAAGCTATCTAACTTTCCCGTTGCAACATCAGCAAGATCTAAACATGAAGATCCGGTTATTCTTATCCCTCTGGCAGCCCCTGCTATGGCTGTCATTATTGAAACAACATCTATCTTTTGCTCCCATTGCTCAGCTGAAAACCCTAGTGCTAATAGACTGTTATTAATAGATGATGTGTTAGATACTTGGATTCTTTCTCCTTGACAAAAAGCACCTGCGCCCTTTATTGCTGAGTATAGGGTGTTATTATTTACATCTAAGATAAATCCAAGAATAATTTCTTCCCCTTTACACAATGCTATCGATATGGCATACCTATTGAAACCGTGAACAAAATTCATGGTACCATCTATTGGATCAATCACCCAGATAAACTGATCGTTAGAATCTTTTTCTACTGTTTGAGTGGGATTAGTTTCCTCTGTTAAATAATAGTGAGATGGGAATCTATTTTGTAATTCTTTAATTAAAAACAGTTCTAAATCTTGATCAACTGCTGTGACTAGGTCTGCAAAATTTTTTTTCATCTCATAAGATGTACTTTCGTTTATCCTCTTCCGAATTTTATCACCTGCTTCAACAATCAAGGCTTCGACAAATGGTACAATCTTCTCTTCAGACAACAAAGTAGACAATTATTCTCTCACCCTTCTCACCCAGAATTTGAATATGTCATTTCTAAAATAATCCATAGAATAAAGTACAGGTGTATTATCCGCATGATAGTGAATCTGTCTCATCATGATAACGGTTGTTTCAGGTCTAACAAGAAGCTTCTGGCATTGTTTATCTGTATGAAGTGGGATAATTAATTCAGTATCTGCACATGTTATTTGCATTTTATTTTTTGTTTCAAGATAATGAAAGAGTGAACCAATTTCTTCTTCATCCACCATATCCTTACCGGCGACTGATTCAGGGATAATATTCTTCGATACAACAACAGGCTCTCCATTTGCTGTACGGGTTCTTTCAATTATCACAACCGGTTCCCCTACATTTATATTAAGTGCTTCAGCCCAATCTGGCTCACATTCTTCAATTTTAACAAATTCCTTTTGTTCCCCTTCTTTAAGACCAGCAGATTTTATCATGGATGTGACGCTACTTAGCTGTTCAATTCTATTGGGTATATTTGGTAGTGGTTGTACTACGAAGGTACCTACTCCTCTCTTAACTAATAAGTGTCCTTCCTGCTCTAGAATTTTCACTGCAGAGCGAAAGGTTTCCCTAGAAACATTAAAGGTTTTGGCCATCTCAATTTCAGATGGAAGCTTTTCCCCAACCCTTAATTGTCCCTTTGCAATTAACTCCTTTAATTCTTGCATAATTAATTGATAACTCGGTTTCATTTCCTTCTCTCCTCACTCTCAATGCTGTCTAGACATATATGTAAAAGATATCATGTTGAACATTGACTTTCTATAGTATTTACAGAAACTTAACACAATAATGTTGATAGATGTCTAGTTTTATATATGAATGCCTATTTTTTCTCTAAGCCTACTAATAGAAGAAATAATAGGAAAACAACGCGGATTTAGTTTTCCATGTAGACTGTTAAAAAAGGATCTTAAACATCTATAAAAAGCACTACAGTAAATACGTTGATTTACTAAAGTCTCAAAGATGAATCAATAGTACTCCAAGTGTTGATGTGAGTTTAGAAACGTGAGTGGATTGTTATGAGTAAGAAAGACAAGGGGGGGAAGTCATATTGGGCTTAAAGGGTATAGTAATTAGTGGTGTTCCATTGTGAACAAAATGGTTTCTGATGGTGATATTAACATAAAAAGGATATAATTTACAGAATGGGAGACTACTTGGTTATATGTCATGATTATTGTGAACAGTGTAGTATTTTATGAAAATAGCCATTGACTTCGCTATCACCTCGGTGCCTGTCACCTCCCGAAATTTCTTGTTTTAAACTATGAGTCAATAGCAGAAACTTCAATTTCTGCTTATAATCACGATTAACTTGGAAGGAGGGATTTAAGAATGCTAAACATTAAGAAAAACGGCGAGTTTCTTCATATTAAAGGTTCTAAATTTATGTATGCTTGGATGACTGTATTTGTTTTTGGTAGTTTGTCCGCATGTATATTTTTAATAGGAGAAGGCTTTTCGTTCCAGTCAAATTATTCTCTTATATACCTAGGCACAGGAATTGCTTTTTTACCATATATGAGCTACTTAGCTATCTGGTTTTTGCCGGGATTTAAGATAGGGAAGATTCTATTTTCAGTCGTTCCAAAAGAAAATGGCATTGTGATATATAAAAATAGAAAAGTCTTAATAAAAGATATTCGAACCATTGATTTAGTGAGAAATCCGTTAAATCTAATTAACGACATTGTTATAGAATCTTTAGACGGCGAAAAATTAAAGATTCGTACATATAACCTTCTTGATGACATAGATTATGACATTGTAGTAGATAGATATATTTATCCCTATTTAACTGAGGATGCACAGGAAGTTTGGAATCGGAAGGTTAATCTTGAAAAGTTGCAGAGAATTGCGAAGTATGAGAGAAGTGGGTGAGAGGACAGATGACTGAAAATTAGAAAGGTGTGGGATTGGAAGCTGGGTCTTAGTGAAGCTATACCACATGGTGTCTTATAGAAGACAGGTATAGAAATTGATCTCGGTGCCTGCCACCTCCCGAAACCTTTTGTTTCACAGATGTTTTACTCCTAAAAGAAGAGGCTGGAAAGGTCAACAAGGGGCTTACAGACGCCCCCTCATCACTCTACCCACCTATTCCTCAACCACAACACTTCTTATATTTCTTTCCACTTCCACACGGACAAGGTTCATTTCGACCAACCTTCTCCGACTTAGCTGGTTTTGAGAATAGGCTAAATAGGTTATTTTTTCCCTCTCTCTGAAGTAGGTCTTCACTTAATTCTTGTTTCCACTCGCTTAGTTTTGGGTGGTCAATCTGATTAATGATGCAGCAAGCATAGAAGTCTTCTTTCAAATTAAGTAAAGAATGGGCATAATTTTCTTTCGTAAAATCCTCTAGTATAGGAATAGCTCTAGTTGAAAGCTGTGAACATAATGCTGATGCGATCAGGGTTTTTATTGTAATATCGGTTACTTTATCAAATTGGCGCAATAACACTTCCTCAGAAAGGGGAGATAATAGCTTGCTTACTACCTCCGTAGCTGAATAGGCGGCAGCACTTTCATCCCCGAAATATTTCTCTACTCCTAGGATGGCTTCATCGGTCCCTATTTTAATAAGTGCAGTTTCATTTTCACGATTTTTTATCATTTTCTTTTTTAAATATAGTAATCGTTTACAAGTCTATTAAGAGTAGACCTTTTAATTATCTAAATATTATAACTTTTTAAAATTTATAAAATAGTATTGTGCTATACCAAAAGATTCACTATAATATGGTCTATTGAATGGACATTTGTCTTTATACAGTGGAATTTTTATTGTGGGTTGTAGTAGAGATTGATTCTATGTATATAAAGTAATTGATAAGAAGAGATGAAGCGGGGGATTAGGATGAAACAGATACTAGATAAATGGAACCAAGTGAGTTTGGTTAAACAAATTGTAATTGGACTCGTAGTCGGAGTGATCTTGGCTCTTACGATTCCGCAAGCGGGACAACCGGTG encodes the following:
- a CDS encoding DUF5381 family protein, which encodes MLNIKKNGEFLHIKGSKFMYAWMTVFVFGSLSACIFLIGEGFSFQSNYSLIYLGTGIAFLPYMSYLAIWFLPGFKIGKILFSVVPKENGIVIYKNRKVLIKDIRTIDLVRNPLNLINDIVIESLDGEKLKIRTYNLLDDIDYDIVVDRYIYPYLTEDAQEVWNRKVNLEKLQRIAKYERSG
- a CDS encoding DUF5381 family protein; the encoded protein is MLNIKKTGETLNIKGSKFMYAWMTLVIFGGVFSSLFLIKQGLLFESNYSLIYLGGGVVFLPIMLYLTLWILPGFMPGKVLLSIVPKENGVVKYKNKMFLIKDIRNIDLIRNPLNLINDIVIESFDGKKLKIRTYNLIDELDYEVMVDKYIYPYMTDNAKKVWDRKVNLELLHEEVKYVREDQ
- a CDS encoding YecA family protein, which translates into the protein MIKNRENETALIKIGTDEAILGVEKYFGDESAAAYSATEVVSKLLSPLSEEVLLRQFDKVTDITIKTLIASALCSQLSTRAIPILEDFTKENYAHSLLNLKEDFYACCIINQIDHPKLSEWKQELSEDLLQREGKNNLFSLFSKPAKSEKVGRNEPCPCGSGKKYKKCCG
- a CDS encoding GntR family transcriptional regulator; this encodes MKPSYQLIMQELKELIAKGQLRVGEKLPSEIEMAKTFNVSRETFRSAVKILEQEGHLLVKRGVGTFVVQPLPNIPNRIEQLSSVTSMIKSAGLKEGEQKEFVKIEECEPDWAEALNINVGEPVVIIERTRTANGEPVVVSKNIIPESVAGKDMVDEEEIGSLFHYLETKNKMQITCADTELIIPLHTDKQCQKLLVRPETTVIMMRQIHYHADNTPVLYSMDYFRNDIFKFWVRRVRE
- a CDS encoding carbohydrate ABC transporter permease, producing MQLSVKRNVSQFIKEIGLFRTIGIIIVIIWSLFPIYWMANNSFKDRVEQFSSPPSFFPHNITLGNYIQLLGEMKFHHILMNSFIVAFVSTVIAVSIACLAAYSLSRFRFKGKRILLCWILMTRVFPPVTFVIPLYTMMGQAGLLNTRTALVLAYIVFNLPFAIWLLISFFNEIPTEMEESAMVDGATPFQSFIKVIIPLVIPGIGATAIFTFITAWNEFLFALIFIQTPDLSTAPVSLSSMITEYLVLWGPMSAGGILSIIPMIVFVLFMQKTLIKGLTMGAVKG
- a CDS encoding ABC transporter substrate-binding protein; this translates as MFKKSGHYLFLCFMISILVLGGCQGSSTSGSTTNTEGTSSKEGNEVKELAVAARAGAMADALKAIVPAYKEETGIAINVVDMPYDNLKETIVLDIQNKGGAYDLVMMDDPWMPEFGEGNMLVELDSYFEDGLDEDFIENGVALGKHPYNTGKLIALPFIGNVQMFYYRSDLLDKYKLNAPTTWDDVVENAKEIVDKEPDTYGYAVRGQRGNPIVSDYLPLFWGYGGEVFNENMEAQVNSQAGIEAMNTYLDLKELSPKGVETFDSDQIATALTQGQIGMTIAWPSWVSQVDNAESSKVVGKIEFSAIPGQDGNASAMIGNWMLGIPQSSKKVNAAVDFMKWVTSKEIQKEMAKQGGGAPTRESLYNDEELIKMYRHYPAQLEALVNSVARPRTPKWSQIEDTWGMYLSQILVGQLEVEDGLNKANDEIQRILDR
- a CDS encoding carbohydrate ABC transporter permease → MYKSHRMTFLFLLPAIIIFLLFTVYPLLYALFTSFFDLNYLKGDRFFLGLENYKNVLSDQVFWVAVRNTVLFVLIAVTLEVIVGVIVALLFNVQFKGISIIRSIVLLPMLLPPITVALTWKMMYEYDYGVINYILTSLGLPAIEWLSSPSWAMISIIITDVWQWTPFVFLIILASLQGIPKELYESAQVNGANAWQCTRFVTLPLIKPAIFLVLLLRTIETFQVFEKMYVLTGGGPGNATETITFYIYRYGFKYFETGYATAATIIMVGIIVILSLGYIYRVMQSVQFSK
- a CDS encoding ComEC/Rec2 family competence protein yields the protein MKVDGSTVATVDFLNVGFGECTIIHLAGEVSKTIIIDAGDSMESIYVKDPSRISLKEYIKINGIEVIDLLIITHPHPDHISGVTPIIDVVEIKEVWLHLLAPYQENQHSFEMLLGPLGRGLFSLGYLFEAFKQRNIPYEVIDNIRKLKYHNFDLIAFPPHIDQFINIQAQLDLLYKLEDETPVKNLASQIDRGLNETSLTVKIKINDCIILLTSDVKVERVEIMLESHETLSILQAPHHGDVNHLSDDFLKRYPPETIIVSAAYEGTYSLPSSNFDSFVKEHHPDGIIFYTGYNKDSGKKHRGLRVNLFKNSKFEVVDIE
- a CDS encoding inositol monophosphatase family protein — protein: MSTLLSEEKIVPFVEALIVEAGDKIRKRINESTSYEMKKNFADLVTAVDQDLELFLIKELQNRFPSHYYLTEETNPTQTVEKDSNDQFIWVIDPIDGTMNFVHGFNRYAISIALCKGEEIILGFILDVNNNTLYSAIKGAGAFCQGERIQVSNTSSINNSLLALGFSAEQWEQKIDVVSIMTAIAGAARGIRITGSSCLDLADVATGKLDSFFHYGLAPWDMAAGSLLVQEANGICTGMKGEPNFIKSNGILVTNGHLHHPYIELMSRHV